A portion of the Magnolia sinica isolate HGM2019 chromosome 17, MsV1, whole genome shotgun sequence genome contains these proteins:
- the LOC131231753 gene encoding FHA domain-containing protein At4g14490-like yields the protein MEEAKNPTLKLTIDKGPRQGETLESRPELSSIRIGRVIRGNTFTIKDPAISQKHLEIVLTAGKWSVSDLDTSNGTFLNDVKLHPLSPSSLSDGDTIKIGQATSISVRIDSRSDPGPDPLENQPQRNKGRQGRQCKGRAKARIVSKDDPVLLESVTEKSNLGLDTSITVKVKEKSDLENALVENGLRRNPRRRAAPNKGRITSEDELTQLESVPVKKVAETSDRVREDTTAIEENSAVPKELEKITLGEWFDRMERYLPKQINDITEEIIQSLRQRHKQFEEFIEQQQDGKGKLAVAN from the coding sequence ATGGAAGAAGCCAAAAACCCTACCTTGAAACTGACCATAGACAAAGGCCCTCGGCAGGGCGAAACCCTAGAATCTCGCCCGGAGTTATCCTCCATCCGAATCGGCCGAGTCATCCGAGGCAACACCTTCACCATCAAAGACCCGGCCATCTCGCAAAAGCATCTAGAAATCGTCTTGACCGCCGGAAAATGGAGCGTCTCAGATCTCGACACCTCGAACGGCACCTTCCTCAATGACGTCAAGCTCCATCCCCTCTCTCCGTCTAGCCTCAGTGATGGCGACACCATCAAGATCGGCCAAGCCACCTCAATTTCGGTCAGGATCGACAGCAGATCTGATCCCGGCCCTGATCCGCTGGAGAATCAGCCGCAGAGGAATAAGGGGCGGCAGGGCCGACAATGCAAGGGCAGGGCTAAGGCTAGGATTGTTTCGAAGGATGATCCAGTGCTATTGGAGTCTGTTACTGAAAAATCGAATCTAGGGTTAGACACCTCAATTACTGTCAAGGTTAAAGAAAAATCGGATTTAGAGAATGCTCTAGTGGAAAATGGATTGCGTAGAAATCCGAGGCGGCGGGCCGCTCCAAACAAGGGCAGAATTACTTCAGAGGATGAATTGACACAGTTGGAGTCTGTTCCAGTCAAGAAGGTTGCAGAAACATCAGATAGAGTGAGAGAGGATACTACAGCTATTGAAGAGAATTCAGCTGTTCCAAAGGAATTGGAGAAGATTACGTTGGGGGAGTGGTTTGATCGGATGGAGAGATACTTGCCAAAGCAGATTAATGACATTACTGAAGAGATAATTCAGAGTCTAAGGCAGAGGCATAAGCAGTTTGAGGAGTTTATAGAGCAACAGCAAGATGGGAAGGGTAAATTGGCTGTTGCAAATTAG
- the LOC131230818 gene encoding protein SUPPRESSOR OF QUENCHING 1, chloroplastic-like isoform X2 produces MQYASPKGVLNMLLGVNQPNLDQKKGESRSSRIQQFVKYISDVEASGTTPTVPEFPSKLDWLNTAPLQWHRGGSRTRKFPLLKCNEVCKPVLEGVTGIRGSP; encoded by the exons ATGCAATATGCATCTCCAAAGGGTGTCCTAAATATGTTACTTGGGGTCAACCAGCCAAACCTTGATCAGAAGAAAG GAGAATCACGATCTTCAAGAATCCAACAATTTGTGAAATATATATCTGATGTTGAAGCCAG CGGGACTACCCCTACTGTCCCAGAGTTTCCATCTAAACTTGATTGGCTGAATACAGCTCCACTTCAATGGCACAGG GGTGGATCTCGGACTAGGAAATTTCCTCTTTTGAAATGCAATGAGGTGTGTAAGCCAGTCTTGGAGGGAGTAACAG GGATTCGTGGTAGCCCCTAG
- the LOC131230818 gene encoding uncharacterized protein LOC131230818 isoform X1, which produces MQYASPKGVLNMLLGVNQPNLDQKKGESRSSRIQQFVKYISDVEASGTTPTVPEFPSKLDWLNTAPLQWHRGGSRTRKFPLLKCNEVCKPVLEGVTGIKHLDLVKFALLGKWIWCFGSNFKGGQFVEIYNQGQVWCGSGRVED; this is translated from the exons ATGCAATATGCATCTCCAAAGGGTGTCCTAAATATGTTACTTGGGGTCAACCAGCCAAACCTTGATCAGAAGAAAG GAGAATCACGATCTTCAAGAATCCAACAATTTGTGAAATATATATCTGATGTTGAAGCCAG CGGGACTACCCCTACTGTCCCAGAGTTTCCATCTAAACTTGATTGGCTGAATACAGCTCCACTTCAATGGCACAGG GGTGGATCTCGGACTAGGAAATTTCCTCTTTTGAAATGCAATGAGGTGTGTAAGCCAGTCTTGGAGGGAGTAACAGGTATTAAACATCTTGATCTGGTTAAATTTGCATTATTAGGTAAGTGGATTTGGTGTTTTGGTTCTAACTTCAAAGGAGGTCAGTTTGTGGAAATCTATAATCAAGGCCAAGTATGGTGTGGATCTGGGAGGGTGGAGGACtaa